Part of the Hippopotamus amphibius kiboko isolate mHipAmp2 chromosome 7, mHipAmp2.hap2, whole genome shotgun sequence genome, ATTTGCATGAGCCACTGAGGGGCCCAGCTCCTCTCAAATACCCTGCACAATGAGTTCCTACGTTTTCCTGACTTCTTCCAACTCACACAAAACCCTGATATTCATTTCCCTTCTCATGCTCTATTCCTAACTCTTGATCAAACATGGTGGTGGTACCAACAGGAATTTTGACTTTTTCCTCCCGTTCCCCGGCAAGAAGCTTTATACATCAATACCTTGCAGACATCCAGCAGGATATTCCAATCGGCCTGCTCTCCCCGTGGCCCTGCCCCTTCGCAAACACCCTCCCCAGGCCGCTCCGCGCGGGCCCCTTACCAGCTGCCCTGTGGGGCGACTTCCTCTCGGCCGCCTGGCTCTCCTTCCTGGGGTCGGCGGGCGGCCCCACCTTCTCGGGGTCCCCTAGGCTGGCGTCGGGGGGCgcaggcagctgggggagggtgAGGGTCTGCAGCAGCGGCTTCCTGGGCAGGGGCGGCTTAGAGCTGAGCTGCTCGGCGGACCGGGCCTTCGCCTTCCCCGGCTCGTTGGGGGACCTGGCGCCTCGGGGCGCAGGGCCTGTCCCTGGGGGGCCCTTATCGTCCCTGGAGAGCAAGGTCAGCCCTCCTTTCTCCAGCCTGACCTCCGCGCTGTATCTCTTGATTCCCCTCCCCTCCGGGCAGGGCCCTTCTCTGTGTTTGAAGGACAGAGACGTGGAGCGGAGCTTGACGGGGAAGGGGCTTCCGTCCCCGCCCGCCGGCCGCTCCCGGACAGCGGGGCCGGGGTCCGCGGTGGCCGCGTCCGGAGAGTCGCGCTCGGCCGAGGTGGGCGGCTTCCGAGGGCCGGGCTTCGGGACCTGGGGCTCGGCGGGCGCCGGGAGGTCCTCGAGGGCGGCCTCGCTCTTCCAGGCCGGGCCGCTCCTGAGAAGCGGCAGCCGGACGGCGGGGCCGCGGGGCTCCAGCAGGCGGCCCCCCGCGCGCGGCCACTCCCGGCCCGACGACACCGAGAACTTGGCGGCCCGCGCCTCGCGGGCTCCTCGCTCCGTCTTGCGCtccggcgccgccgccgccgcctccaggCCCCCCGGGGGGAACCCGGCCCGCTCGGCCCCGGGGGGCTCCGAGGGGGCGGCCTCCTGGTCCGCGGGCCGGGGTGCGGGCTCCTCTGCAGGCGACTCCGAGGCGGGCGGTGAGGGGGCCGCGCCGAGGCTCGCGTTCACGACCACGGCCGAGGCCTTGTTCTTCAAGCAGCTCTTGGGGGCCggcgggctgggggcgggggccgaGGCTTCTGGCCCTGCGCCCTCGGGAGCCGGCGCCGCCAGGGTCACTCGCACCTCCTTCGGGCCGGTGTGGTCTGGCCCGTCGGGGCCAGAGGGCGTCTCCAGCgtggtggaggggctgggctCGGAAGGGGTCGTGTCCTTCTCGGGGATGCAGGGAGATAAGCGACCCTCGACGTCTCCCGCAGCACAAACCACCTCATCCGCTGTGTCCCCGCTGGGGGGACACGCGCTCTCCGGGGACAGCTCCTCCCTCTGGTTTTCGCTGTCGGGATTAGGGTGCTGGGAGCCTTCTGGCCGAGACGGGGACTCCGCGCGGGGAGCCGGGCCCGACACGGGCTCCGCGACCTCCGGGGTGGCCGGGCGGCTGGAAGGGTTCTCCCCTGGGGGGCTCTCCTCCTCAGTGCTGGCAGTGAgcgctgagctgtgctgcaggCGCGCCCGCCGCGCACGAGGCCCCGCAGCTGGCAGCATGGTGGCCGGCCCCTCGGGCTCGGAGCCTCTGTCCTGTCCCGCCTCCTGCTGCCCCAAACCGGGCTTCTCCTCCGTGCTGACCGTGGGTAGCGGCTTCTCATCGtattcctcctcctctggggTACACGTCAGATCGCTCAGGGATTCGGACTGTGCTCTCTAAGAGAAATAAAGGGGACAGAAGACAGCATCGTTAGGATGAATATTAAGAAGCCTACAAACTCCCCATTTTGTTCAAGGTTTAATTGGGTTTAAAGGAAGCAGAATGTCTCTAAAGCTGGCACTTCGGTGGACATTCACACACAGGTGTCTTTTCTTAATCCTCCCTTACTAGTCTGTTTGGAATCT contains:
- the CRACDL gene encoding CRACD-like protein isoform X3; its protein translation is MISTRVMDIKLREAAEGLGEDSTGKKKSKFKTFKKFFGKKKRKESPSSTGSSTWKQSQAKNEVIAIESGPVGYDSEDELEESRGALGSRALSHDSIFIPESGQDPPRPVRVFSQENVCDRIKALQLKIQCNVKMGPPPPPGGLPVKRGEDAGMSSEDDGLPRSPPEMSLLHDIGPGPTIKVCVVSSTRPQSPDQLFSRQASETAVSPRTSDSSMAPVANFDYPPEFSSCLDNSAAKHKLLVKPRNQRSSKMRRLSSRAQSESLSDLTCTPEEEEYDEKPLPTVSTEEKPGLGQQEAGQDRGSEPEGPATMLPAAGPRARRARLQHSSALTASTEEESPPGENPSSRPATPEVAEPVSGPAPRAESPSRPEGSQHPNPDSENQREELSPESACPPSGDTADEVVCAAGDVEGRLSPCIPEKDTTPSEPSPSTTLETPSGPDGPDHTGPKEVRVTLAAPAPEGAGPEASAPAPSPPAPKSCLKNKASAVVVNASLGAAPSPPASESPAEEPAPRPADQEAAPSEPPGAERAGFPPGGLEAAAAAPERKTERGAREARAAKFSVSSGREWPRAGGRLLEPRGPAVRLPLLRSGPAWKSEAALEDLPAPAEPQVPKPGPRKPPTSAERDSPDAATADPGPAVRERPAGGDGSPFPVKLRSTSLSFKHREGPCPEGRGIKRYSAEVRLEKGGLTLLSRDDKGPPGTGPAPRGARSPNEPGKAKARSAEQLSSKPPLPRKPLLQTLTLPQLPAPPDASLGDPEKVGPPADPRKESQAAERKSPHRAAEKAVGPGADGQPAPPWVTVGRQKRRGAPEQPPGQEDKPGARTLKSNAGRPAKAPERAQEPVKQADFVRSKSFLIAPAKPAVDQRQGAKLRLQEGLQRGISLSHQNLAAQSAVMMEKELHQLKRASYASTDQPSWMELARKKSQAWSDMPQIIK
- the CRACDL gene encoding CRACD-like protein isoform X4 — protein: MGPPPPPGGLPVKRGEDAGMSSEDDGLPRSPPEMSLLHDIGPGPTIKVCVVSSTRPQSPDQLFSRQASETAVSPRTSDSSMAPVANFDYPPEFSSCLDNSAAKHKLLVKPRNQRSSKMRRLSSRAQSESLSDLTCTPEEEEYDEKPLPTVSTEEKPGLGQQEAGQDRGSEPEGPATMLPAAGPRARRARLQHSSALTASTEEESPPGENPSSRPATPEVAEPVSGPAPRAESPSRPEGSQHPNPDSENQREELSPESACPPSGDTADEVVCAAGDVEGRLSPCIPEKDTTPSEPSPSTTLETPSGPDGPDHTGPKEVRVTLAAPAPEGAGPEASAPAPSPPAPKSCLKNKASAVVVNASLGAAPSPPASESPAEEPAPRPADQEAAPSEPPGAERAGFPPGGLEAAAAAPERKTERGAREARAAKFSVSSGREWPRAGGRLLEPRGPAVRLPLLRSGPAWKSEAALEDLPAPAEPQVPKPGPRKPPTSAERDSPDAATADPGPAVRERPAGGDGSPFPVKLRSTSLSFKHREGPCPEGRGIKRYSAEVRLEKGGLTLLSRDDKGPPGTGPAPRGARSPNEPGKAKARSAEQLSSKPPLPRKPLLQTLTLPQLPAPPDASLGDPEKVGPPADPRKESQAAERKSPHRAAEKAVGPGADGQPAPPWVTVGRQKRRGAPEQPPGQEDKPGARTLKSNAGRPAKAPERAQEPVKQADFVRSKSFLIAPAKPAVDQRQGAKLRLQEGLQRGISLSHQNLAAQSAVMMEKELHQLKRASYASTDQPSWMELARKKSQAWSDMPQIIK
- the CRACDL gene encoding CRACD-like protein isoform X1 is translated as MKVPEAPSTFAKMAAFYHCVRPEPSDLDMISTRVMDIKLREAAEGLGEDSTGKKKSKFKTFKKFFGKKKRKESPSSTGSSTWKQSQAKNEVIAIESGPVGYDSEDELEESRGALGSRALSHDSIFIPESGQDPPRPVRVFSQENVCDRIKALQLKIQCNVKMGPPPPPGGLPVKRGEDAGMSSEDDGLPRSPPEMSLLHDIGPGPTIKVCVVSSTRPQSPDQLFSRQASETAVSPRTSDSSMAPVANFDYPPEFSSCLDNSAAKHKLLVKPRNQRSSKMRRLSSRAQSESLSDLTCTPEEEEYDEKPLPTVSTEEKPGLGQQEAGQDRGSEPEGPATMLPAAGPRARRARLQHSSALTASTEEESPPGENPSSRPATPEVAEPVSGPAPRAESPSRPEGSQHPNPDSENQREELSPESACPPSGDTADEVVCAAGDVEGRLSPCIPEKDTTPSEPSPSTTLETPSGPDGPDHTGPKEVRVTLAAPAPEGAGPEASAPAPSPPAPKSCLKNKASAVVVNASLGAAPSPPASESPAEEPAPRPADQEAAPSEPPGAERAGFPPGGLEAAAAAPERKTERGAREARAAKFSVSSGREWPRAGGRLLEPRGPAVRLPLLRSGPAWKSEAALEDLPAPAEPQVPKPGPRKPPTSAERDSPDAATADPGPAVRERPAGGDGSPFPVKLRSTSLSFKHREGPCPEGRGIKRYSAEVRLEKGGLTLLSRDDKGPPGTGPAPRGARSPNEPGKAKARSAEQLSSKPPLPRKPLLQTLTLPQLPAPPDASLGDPEKVGPPADPRKESQAAERKSPHRAAEKAVGPGADGQPAPPWVTVGRQKRRGAPEQPPGQEDKPGARTLKSNAGRPAKAPERAQEPVKQADFVRSKSFLIAPAKPAVDQRQGAKLRLQEGLQRGISLSHQNLAAQSAVMMEKELHQLKRASYASTDQPSWMELARKKSQAWSDMPQIIK
- the CRACDL gene encoding CRACD-like protein isoform X2, which produces MCKVFYSDLDMISTRVMDIKLREAAEGLGEDSTGKKKSKFKTFKKFFGKKKRKESPSSTGSSTWKQSQAKNEVIAIESGPVGYDSEDELEESRGALGSRALSHDSIFIPESGQDPPRPVRVFSQENVCDRIKALQLKIQCNVKMGPPPPPGGLPVKRGEDAGMSSEDDGLPRSPPEMSLLHDIGPGPTIKVCVVSSTRPQSPDQLFSRQASETAVSPRTSDSSMAPVANFDYPPEFSSCLDNSAAKHKLLVKPRNQRSSKMRRLSSRAQSESLSDLTCTPEEEEYDEKPLPTVSTEEKPGLGQQEAGQDRGSEPEGPATMLPAAGPRARRARLQHSSALTASTEEESPPGENPSSRPATPEVAEPVSGPAPRAESPSRPEGSQHPNPDSENQREELSPESACPPSGDTADEVVCAAGDVEGRLSPCIPEKDTTPSEPSPSTTLETPSGPDGPDHTGPKEVRVTLAAPAPEGAGPEASAPAPSPPAPKSCLKNKASAVVVNASLGAAPSPPASESPAEEPAPRPADQEAAPSEPPGAERAGFPPGGLEAAAAAPERKTERGAREARAAKFSVSSGREWPRAGGRLLEPRGPAVRLPLLRSGPAWKSEAALEDLPAPAEPQVPKPGPRKPPTSAERDSPDAATADPGPAVRERPAGGDGSPFPVKLRSTSLSFKHREGPCPEGRGIKRYSAEVRLEKGGLTLLSRDDKGPPGTGPAPRGARSPNEPGKAKARSAEQLSSKPPLPRKPLLQTLTLPQLPAPPDASLGDPEKVGPPADPRKESQAAERKSPHRAAEKAVGPGADGQPAPPWVTVGRQKRRGAPEQPPGQEDKPGARTLKSNAGRPAKAPERAQEPVKQADFVRSKSFLIAPAKPAVDQRQGAKLRLQEGLQRGISLSHQNLAAQSAVMMEKELHQLKRASYASTDQPSWMELARKKSQAWSDMPQIIK